One window from the genome of Thermococcus siculi encodes:
- the gltA gene encoding NADPH-dependent glutamate synthase has translation MAKKKPKLIKERVPTPEVPVEERVKSFVEVNLGYDFASAVKEAERCLQCPPEYAPCIKGCPVHINIPGFIGKLVEYRDDPNKAVKEALRVIWNDNTLPAVTGRVCPQEEQCEAPCVMNKVGDPINIGKLERFVADYARKNNIEDQLLEEMKPSVCGKGRVAVVGAGPAGLTCAGELAKLGYDVTIFEALHKPGGVLIYGIPEFRLPKEILDKEIEKLRKLGVEIKLDHVVGKTVTLEELLEEYDAVFIGTGAGTPKLLNIPGILLGRIYSANEFLTRVNLMKAYLFPEYDEPIAIGKKTIVIGAGNTAMDAARSALRLGSEVTIAYRRGREDMTARIEEIHHAEEEGVKFEFFLNPVEFIGDENGKVKAVKFEKMRPLEERDKRGKRKIVGTGEYVTLEADTVIIAIGLEPNRIISEEATGLKTNPNGTLVVDENLMTSIPGVFAGGDAIRGEATVILAMGDGKRAAKAICDYIERKRKANA, from the coding sequence ATGGCCAAGAAAAAGCCCAAGCTCATCAAGGAGAGGGTTCCAACCCCGGAGGTTCCCGTAGAGGAGAGGGTAAAGAGCTTCGTCGAGGTGAACCTTGGCTACGACTTTGCATCGGCCGTGAAGGAGGCCGAGCGCTGCCTCCAGTGTCCTCCGGAATACGCTCCGTGTATCAAGGGCTGTCCGGTCCACATCAACATTCCTGGGTTCATAGGTAAGCTCGTTGAGTACCGCGACGACCCGAACAAGGCAGTGAAGGAAGCCTTAAGGGTAATCTGGAACGACAACACCCTTCCCGCGGTAACCGGCAGAGTCTGTCCGCAGGAGGAGCAGTGTGAAGCCCCGTGCGTTATGAACAAAGTTGGAGACCCCATCAACATCGGCAAGCTCGAGAGGTTTGTGGCGGACTACGCGAGGAAGAACAACATAGAGGACCAGCTCCTTGAAGAGATGAAGCCATCCGTCTGCGGTAAGGGCAGGGTTGCGGTTGTTGGAGCCGGCCCGGCCGGACTCACCTGTGCGGGAGAGCTGGCGAAGCTCGGCTACGATGTCACGATCTTTGAGGCACTCCACAAGCCGGGAGGAGTTCTCATCTACGGAATCCCCGAGTTCAGGCTTCCGAAGGAGATACTCGACAAGGAGATAGAGAAGCTCCGGAAGCTCGGAGTCGAGATAAAGCTCGATCACGTCGTTGGTAAGACGGTAACTCTCGAGGAGCTCCTGGAGGAGTACGATGCCGTCTTCATAGGCACCGGTGCCGGAACTCCGAAGCTGCTCAACATACCCGGAATCCTCCTCGGGAGGATATATTCAGCGAACGAGTTCCTCACCAGAGTAAACCTCATGAAGGCCTACCTCTTCCCCGAGTACGACGAGCCGATAGCCATTGGAAAGAAGACGATAGTCATCGGCGCCGGCAACACCGCAATGGACGCGGCACGCTCGGCCCTCAGGCTTGGAAGTGAGGTCACGATAGCCTATCGCCGCGGCAGAGAAGACATGACGGCCCGTATAGAGGAGATTCACCACGCCGAGGAGGAGGGCGTTAAGTTCGAGTTCTTCCTCAACCCGGTTGAGTTCATCGGCGACGAGAACGGCAAGGTCAAGGCTGTAAAGTTCGAGAAGATGCGGCCGCTCGAAGAGAGGGACAAGCGCGGCAAGAGGAAGATAGTCGGCACCGGCGAGTACGTAACCCTCGAAGCAGATACGGTTATCATCGCCATAGGTCTCGAACCGAACAGGATAATCAGCGAGGAGGCGACGGGCCTCAAAACGAACCCCAACGGAACCCTCGTCGTCGATGAGAACCTCATGACGAGCATTCCTGGGGTCTTCGCGGGTGGTGATGCGATAAGGGGTGAGGCCACTGTTATTCTGGCGATGGGCGACGGAAAGAGGGCCGCCAAGGCTATCTGTGACTACATAGAGAGGAAGAGAAAGGCCAACGCCTGA
- a CDS encoding MBL fold metallo-hydrolase — protein MRIIPLASESLGVRSLATFIEASGIRILIDPGVALGPRRYGLPPAEIELKTLQQMRKKLQGYARKADVVTISHYHYDHHTPFFEGLYESSSEAFAREIYAGKLLFIKHPRENINFSQRKRAWAFLKNAEAIAKKIEYADGRTFDLGGVKIEFSPAVPHGSEGSKLGFVVMVLIDDGSRRVIHASDIQLLNRKAIEWIVEKNPDLLITGGPPTYLGKRAEGSWETGVKNLNEIIRETGAEIILDHHIVRDRRYPAFFDELEKMPKTFAGFLKVEDRPLEAYRRELHKIERGEEVEVPFRLG, from the coding sequence ATGCGTATCATCCCTCTAGCCTCGGAAAGCCTTGGAGTTAGAAGCCTTGCAACCTTCATAGAAGCCAGCGGGATAAGGATACTCATTGACCCAGGCGTCGCCCTCGGCCCGAGGCGCTACGGTCTCCCTCCGGCGGAGATCGAGCTTAAAACCCTCCAGCAGATGAGGAAGAAGCTCCAGGGCTACGCGAGGAAAGCCGATGTAGTGACGATCTCCCACTACCACTACGACCATCATACTCCTTTCTTCGAGGGCCTCTATGAAAGCTCCAGCGAAGCCTTCGCGAGGGAAATCTACGCCGGAAAGCTCCTCTTCATCAAGCACCCGAGGGAGAACATCAACTTCAGCCAGAGGAAGAGGGCGTGGGCCTTCCTCAAGAACGCCGAGGCGATAGCAAAGAAGATCGAGTACGCCGACGGAAGAACCTTTGACCTCGGGGGAGTTAAAATTGAGTTCTCGCCGGCAGTCCCACACGGGAGTGAAGGTTCAAAGCTCGGCTTCGTCGTGATGGTTCTCATCGACGACGGCTCCAGAAGGGTAATCCACGCGAGCGATATTCAGCTGTTGAACAGGAAAGCCATCGAGTGGATAGTCGAAAAGAACCCGGATTTGCTGATAACGGGCGGACCGCCCACTTATCTCGGGAAGCGCGCTGAAGGGAGCTGGGAAACCGGCGTAAAGAACCTCAACGAGATAATCCGGGAAACGGGCGCCGAGATAATCCTCGACCACCACATAGTTAGGGACAGGCGCTATCCAGCGTTTTTTGACGAGCTTGAAAAGATGCCGAAGACCTTCGCCGGCTTTTTGAAAGTGGAGGACAGACCGCTCGAGGCCTACAGGAGGGAGCTTCATAAAATCGAGAGGGGGGAGGAAGTCGAGGTTCCGTTCAGGTTAGGTTGA
- a CDS encoding SDR family NAD(P)-dependent oxidoreductase: MERPISELVSLRGKRALITGAASGIGRATALRFAEAGADLELVDLNESSLEETKELAEKFGVEVNIHRVDLSRKVEVDALWKALEGREPDILVNNAGVYWFKDFTEVDEGFYEKAMAINLHSVFWMCQHFVRARKDKGGVIINVSSIEAFLPFAKGLVHYDTAKLGVVAITRAIAREYGKRIRANVIVPGGIETEGVKRLKKEAIMKFDMEKISISFNFNARLPMGRFGQPDEVARVMLFLASDLASYVNGAIIPVDGGFLST, translated from the coding sequence ATGGAGAGACCCATTTCCGAGCTTGTATCCCTCAGGGGAAAGAGGGCCTTAATAACCGGCGCTGCCTCCGGCATCGGCCGGGCGACTGCCCTACGCTTCGCCGAGGCAGGGGCAGACCTCGAACTCGTCGACCTGAACGAGTCCAGCCTGGAAGAGACAAAAGAGCTGGCGGAAAAGTTCGGCGTCGAGGTCAACATCCACCGCGTTGATCTATCACGGAAGGTGGAAGTAGACGCCCTCTGGAAGGCCCTTGAGGGAAGGGAACCCGATATACTCGTCAACAACGCGGGAGTTTACTGGTTCAAGGACTTTACCGAGGTCGATGAGGGTTTCTACGAGAAGGCCATGGCCATAAACCTCCACTCCGTCTTCTGGATGTGCCAGCACTTCGTGAGGGCGAGGAAGGATAAGGGCGGCGTCATAATCAACGTCAGCTCCATAGAGGCCTTCCTGCCCTTCGCGAAGGGACTAGTGCACTACGACACCGCCAAGTTAGGGGTGGTTGCCATAACCAGGGCCATAGCGAGGGAGTACGGAAAGAGAATACGGGCCAACGTGATCGTTCCCGGCGGGATAGAGACCGAAGGCGTGAAGAGGCTCAAGAAGGAGGCGATAATGAAGTTCGACATGGAGAAGATAAGCATATCCTTTAACTTCAACGCGAGGCTGCCGATGGGCCGCTTTGGACAGCCCGATGAGGTCGCGAGGGTCATGCTCTTCCTTGCGAGTGACCTTGCCAGCTACGTGAACGGGGCAATAATCCCTGTGGACGGGGGCTTCCTGTCAACCTAA
- a CDS encoding nicotinate phosphoribosyltransferase: MRDFYIAHEDDIRAGRTTDVYFIRTKKILEEKGIHRKVFADVTTTSLPHGWKWGVLAGIEEVAKLLEGLPVNVYAMPEGTIFHPYEPVLQIEGYYKEFGIYETALLGMLSQASGIATAALRTKIAAKFKPVYSFGIRHMHPAIAPMIDRSAFIGGCDGVSGVLGAEMMGERPVGTMPHALIITVGDQVKAWKYYDEVMPPEVPRTALVDTFYDEKFEALMAAEALGERLNAVRLDTPGSRRGNFRKIVEEVRWELDLRGYEHVKIFLSGGLDEESLKELADVADAFGVGGSIASAKPIDFSLDIVEVEGKPITKRGKLSGRKQIYRCENGHYHRVPAEKKLEKCPICGAKVEPLLKPLIKNGEIVAELPKAREIREYVLEQAKKFNLTLE; the protein is encoded by the coding sequence ATGCGCGACTTCTATATCGCCCACGAGGACGATATACGGGCGGGAAGGACGACTGACGTTTACTTCATAAGGACGAAGAAAATACTGGAGGAGAAAGGCATCCACAGGAAGGTGTTCGCCGATGTCACGACGACTTCGTTACCGCACGGATGGAAGTGGGGGGTTCTGGCGGGGATAGAGGAGGTGGCGAAGCTCCTCGAAGGACTGCCGGTGAACGTCTACGCGATGCCCGAAGGCACGATATTCCACCCCTACGAGCCGGTCCTCCAGATAGAGGGCTACTACAAGGAGTTCGGGATATATGAGACCGCACTGCTAGGAATGCTAAGCCAGGCGAGCGGCATAGCGACAGCAGCACTCAGGACGAAGATAGCGGCAAAGTTCAAGCCGGTCTACTCCTTCGGGATAAGGCACATGCACCCGGCGATAGCCCCGATGATAGACCGCTCGGCCTTCATTGGCGGCTGCGACGGCGTTTCTGGAGTTCTTGGGGCCGAGATGATGGGGGAGAGGCCCGTTGGCACGATGCCCCACGCGCTCATCATAACGGTCGGCGACCAGGTGAAGGCCTGGAAGTACTACGACGAGGTCATGCCTCCCGAGGTTCCGAGGACTGCTTTAGTGGATACCTTCTACGATGAAAAGTTCGAGGCACTGATGGCGGCGGAAGCTCTGGGGGAGAGGCTCAACGCGGTAAGACTGGACACGCCCGGCTCGAGGAGGGGCAACTTCAGGAAGATCGTTGAGGAAGTCCGCTGGGAGCTGGACCTGAGGGGCTACGAACACGTCAAAATCTTCCTCAGCGGCGGTCTCGATGAGGAGAGCTTAAAAGAACTCGCCGACGTTGCCGATGCATTCGGCGTCGGTGGCTCAATAGCGAGCGCAAAGCCGATAGACTTCTCCCTTGACATCGTGGAGGTGGAAGGGAAGCCGATAACGAAGCGCGGAAAGCTGAGCGGAAGGAAGCAGATATACCGGTGCGAGAACGGCCACTACCACCGCGTTCCTGCCGAGAAAAAGCTTGAGAAGTGCCCGATCTGCGGCGCCAAGGTCGAACCGCTCCTAAAGCCCCTCATCAAGAACGGTGAGATCGTTGCGGAGCTTCCAAAGGCAAGGGAGATAAGGGAGTACGTGCTGGAGCAGGCGAAGAAGTTCAATCTGACTCTTGAGTGA
- a CDS encoding ferredoxin: MAWKVRVDQDVCIGDAICASLCPDVFEMNDEGKSQPVIEVIEDENLYNCAVEAAEACPVSCIYIEEA, from the coding sequence ATGGCGTGGAAGGTTAGGGTTGACCAGGACGTTTGTATCGGAGATGCCATCTGTGCCAGCCTCTGCCCGGACGTCTTCGAGATGAACGACGAGGGCAAGAGCCAGCCGGTTATCGAGGTTATCGAGGACGAGAACCTCTACAACTGCGCTGTCGAGGCTGCCGAGGCCTGCCCGGTCAGCTGCATCTACATCGAGGAGGCCTGA
- a CDS encoding metal-sulfur cluster assembly factor, whose translation MVTKEEIERIVREVVDEKFVKSIDVDDKGNVTVTLAKDTPDIDNVLIKLHSEIGKLEGVGLITINRERETQEGGENVQLTKEIILEKLKEVIDPEIGIDVVNLGLIYELDVRPDNTVYVKMTMTTPGCPLTMWILRAVEDKILEIPGVKDAEIELTFDPPWNPDMISPEYKKKLGLY comes from the coding sequence ATGGTCACGAAAGAGGAAATCGAAAGGATCGTTAGAGAGGTCGTCGATGAGAAGTTCGTCAAATCCATCGATGTGGATGATAAGGGGAACGTAACCGTCACGCTCGCCAAAGATACGCCCGACATCGACAACGTCCTTATAAAGCTCCACTCAGAGATTGGGAAGCTCGAGGGCGTTGGTCTGATAACCATAAACCGCGAGAGGGAAACCCAGGAGGGCGGAGAGAACGTTCAGCTGACGAAGGAGATCATCCTCGAGAAGCTCAAGGAGGTCATCGACCCGGAGATAGGTATCGATGTAGTCAACCTCGGCCTGATATACGAGCTTGATGTAAGGCCCGACAACACGGTCTATGTCAAGATGACGATGACCACCCCGGGCTGTCCGCTCACCATGTGGATTCTCCGCGCCGTTGAGGACAAGATACTCGAGATTCCGGGCGTTAAGGACGCCGAGATCGAACTCACCTTCGACCCGCCCTGGAACCCGGACATGATAAGCCCGGAGTACAAGAAGAAGCTGGGGCTTTACTGA
- a CDS encoding ATPase: MIGTVENDFVKRYRLEYNLEALERVRTEIGGRAYSRLRALVEYRLTGREFDRSPVDVKVALAFSAGSDSTATLKILRWAGFEVVPVTAKLPQMRGPVIEKARKAGAVFVDVPGYLEKIRSQIEKGAPICGRCHSMVMTAVEDYARERGIKILASGDLLSSGLISIYERDGLVILNLPAFLALDKGEIIEIIGGKYDLKFGCPLLWELFSRAPSTKRLAIQRVLRETRARALKPEMAEELILDILSR; this comes from the coding sequence ATGATAGGGACGGTTGAGAACGACTTCGTCAAAAGGTACCGCCTGGAGTACAACCTAGAGGCCCTTGAGAGGGTCAGGACGGAGATTGGGGGGAGAGCGTACTCCCGGTTAAGGGCGCTGGTGGAGTACCGCCTGACCGGAAGGGAATTCGATCGCTCCCCAGTTGATGTTAAGGTGGCCCTCGCATTCTCCGCCGGCTCGGACAGCACCGCGACGCTTAAAATCCTCCGCTGGGCCGGCTTTGAAGTCGTTCCGGTGACCGCGAAGCTGCCCCAGATGAGGGGGCCTGTCATAGAGAAGGCTCGGAAGGCCGGGGCGGTTTTCGTTGATGTTCCGGGCTACCTGGAGAAAATCAGGTCTCAGATCGAGAAGGGTGCCCCCATCTGCGGCCGCTGCCACTCGATGGTGATGACGGCCGTTGAGGACTACGCGAGGGAGAGGGGGATAAAGATCCTCGCGAGCGGCGATCTCTTGAGTTCTGGCCTCATCTCGATATACGAGAGAGACGGACTGGTGATCCTCAACCTTCCGGCCTTCCTAGCGTTAGACAAGGGCGAGATAATCGAGATAATCGGGGGAAAGTACGACCTCAAGTTCGGCTGTCCGCTCCTGTGGGAACTCTTTTCCAGGGCTCCCTCAACCAAGAGGCTCGCGATACAGCGCGTCCTGAGGGAGACGAGGGCGAGGGCTTTGAAGCCGGAGATGGCTGAGGAGCTAATACTGGACATACTCTCCCGCTAG
- the bpsA gene encoding N(4)-bis(aminopropyl)spermidine synthase, whose product MMEIVERVKEKTSIPVYERTIENVLSAVQASGDVWRIVDLSEEPLPLVVAVITTLHEMGYVAFDGPNVVLTQSGKELVEKYGIGARKDYTCTHCEGKTVELSAFSDLLEQFKEIVKNRPQPKHDFDQAYVTPETTVARIALMHTRGDLENKEVFVLGDDDLTSIALMLSGLPKRIAVLDIDERLVKFIEKTADELGYSNIEMFTFDLREPLPEYALHKFDTFITDPPETVEAIRAFVGRGIATLKGPGCAGYFGITRRESSLDKWREIQRLLLNEFGVVITDIIRNFNEYVNWGYEEETRAWKLLPVKVKPSYNWYKSYMFRIQTLEGSKGFEDRITVGDELYNDEEASTT is encoded by the coding sequence ATGATGGAGATAGTTGAGAGGGTTAAGGAAAAGACGAGCATCCCGGTCTACGAGAGAACGATTGAGAACGTTCTGAGCGCGGTTCAGGCGAGCGGTGACGTCTGGAGGATAGTCGACCTCAGCGAGGAGCCTCTGCCTCTGGTCGTTGCTGTCATAACGACGCTTCACGAGATGGGTTACGTGGCTTTCGACGGTCCGAACGTCGTCCTCACCCAGAGCGGCAAGGAGCTGGTGGAGAAGTACGGGATTGGGGCGAGGAAGGACTACACCTGCACTCACTGCGAGGGCAAGACCGTCGAGCTTTCGGCCTTCAGCGACCTCCTCGAGCAGTTCAAGGAGATAGTCAAGAACCGCCCGCAGCCGAAGCACGACTTCGACCAGGCCTACGTAACTCCAGAGACGACCGTCGCCAGGATAGCCCTCATGCACACAAGGGGTGACCTTGAGAACAAGGAGGTGTTCGTTCTCGGCGACGACGACCTCACGAGTATAGCCCTCATGCTCTCCGGGCTTCCGAAGAGGATAGCGGTTCTCGACATCGACGAGAGGCTCGTGAAGTTCATAGAGAAGACGGCGGATGAGCTTGGCTACTCGAATATCGAGATGTTCACCTTCGACCTGAGGGAGCCTCTCCCGGAATACGCCCTCCACAAGTTCGACACCTTCATAACCGACCCGCCTGAAACCGTTGAGGCCATCCGCGCCTTCGTCGGCAGGGGCATAGCGACGCTTAAAGGCCCTGGCTGCGCCGGCTACTTTGGCATAACGAGAAGGGAAAGCTCCCTCGACAAGTGGCGCGAAATCCAGAGGCTCCTCCTCAACGAGTTCGGCGTCGTCATCACCGACATAATCAGGAACTTCAACGAGTACGTCAACTGGGGCTACGAGGAGGAGACCAGGGCCTGGAAGCTCCTACCGGTCAAGGTCAAGCCTTCCTACAACTGGTACAAGAGCTACATGTTCAGAATCCAGACCCTTGAGGGTTCGAAGGGCTTCGAGGACAGGATAACCGTCGGCGACGAACTCTACAACGATGAAGAGGCCTCAACCACATAA
- a CDS encoding nucleotidyltransferase domain-containing protein, producing MIECIRQNLGRVSGLYSLILYGSLVRGDFIPGTSDVDFFAVLEEGANPDDVIPRIRPILEECSRHLEPVEVDIAWEWLPNLRDPIRLGYPYKFLTVYQRDFRDNHVVVLGEDVIDLLPEYSLEEILPSRLEKLERDLGQLRENRKMMHILAGETARLMAFLYGSSLRKSDVLRTLEGLGDEEAVRIYRSYLEGRRMDFDEEFLRRFILSRVERLKKETGLSYSSSRV from the coding sequence TTGATCGAGTGCATCAGGCAGAACCTCGGCCGGGTTTCCGGCCTTTATTCCCTAATTCTCTACGGCTCTTTGGTCAGGGGAGACTTCATTCCCGGAACGAGCGACGTCGACTTTTTTGCGGTGCTCGAGGAGGGAGCAAACCCTGATGACGTCATACCCAGAATACGGCCTATCTTGGAGGAGTGTTCAAGGCATCTAGAGCCGGTTGAAGTTGACATTGCCTGGGAGTGGCTTCCAAACCTCCGTGACCCAATACGCCTTGGCTACCCCTACAAGTTCCTGACGGTTTATCAGAGGGATTTCAGGGATAACCACGTCGTTGTCCTCGGAGAGGACGTGATCGATCTCCTGCCAGAATACTCACTGGAAGAGATTCTCCCCTCCCGGTTAGAGAAGCTCGAACGCGATCTGGGGCAGTTAAGGGAAAACCGCAAGATGATGCACATACTGGCGGGAGAGACGGCGAGGTTGATGGCCTTTCTTTACGGTTCTAGCCTTAGAAAAAGCGACGTTCTTAGAACCCTCGAAGGGCTTGGAGACGAGGAGGCGGTCAGGATATACCGCTCGTACCTCGAGGGGAGGAGGATGGACTTCGATGAGGAGTTTCTGAGGCGGTTCATTCTATCGAGGGTTGAAAGGCTGAAAAAAGAAACGGGACTCAGCTATTCTTCCTCCCGCGTCTAA
- a CDS encoding transglutaminase-like domain-containing protein, whose translation MSNERHPQKSKVVRYLVGVAIIMLVFAVGATIKNDDHDSLSIVDELTKYHTDPFNPDTDGDGLTDGDEVKLYTTSPTVIDSDSDGLTDGDEILKYKTNPSSPDTDGDGISDSEEIKTYRTNPNLRDSDGDGLLDGQEITTYMTDPLNPDTDKDGVPDSQEVEKGTDPHKTDTDNDGLTDREEILEFGTDPLSKDTDEDGLSDLEEVKTYKTSPLTSDTDGDGLSDPEELSFGTDPLNEDSDYDGLTDGEELSTYRTNPLISDSDNDGLDDGQEAISYRTNPLDPDTDDDYLSDGYEVQLGTDPLYDWRDTYNKEAFKAGLSQYFREKLRPVTQDFVKYHTTLDKAWAILEWIDENIEYYHTKADYVDALLYNWSELTPEQRELYNNLTRLYAPNDTIVYRKGICGDYAILTAAMLLDSGVSPVYLLDISFENSKVGHAAVAVKIEGDLFVLDQHLPPIPIGNYYWKWAIENNSKIIANMTFYEVRLNTRGEPEVTDTWTWSGEELRKKTYIPNEEDTRLIKETVKEKFLRMYPQYVEDSRLKSIVEQHTESLKYTGEPSNAYLPHGFSKGWVLWLSNEYIWLYYSPITIQKLVDYWIMPAFSSEGWAEVIRQCDRFYLLMDYVPITVSDGVTTITVPKILLVMEVAS comes from the coding sequence ATGTCAAACGAAAGACATCCTCAAAAAAGTAAGGTAGTGAGATACTTAGTGGGAGTGGCCATTATAATGCTCGTTTTTGCCGTAGGAGCCACCATAAAAAACGATGATCATGACTCCCTCAGCATCGTGGATGAACTGACAAAGTATCACACAGACCCCTTTAATCCCGATACAGACGGGGATGGGTTGACAGATGGAGACGAAGTTAAGCTGTATACTACGAGCCCCACTGTGATAGACAGTGACAGTGATGGACTCACTGACGGGGATGAGATCTTAAAGTACAAAACCAATCCATCAAGCCCAGATACCGACGGTGATGGGATTTCAGACAGCGAAGAGATCAAAACATACAGAACTAACCCCAACTTAAGAGATAGTGATGGAGACGGTCTCCTTGATGGGCAAGAAATAACTACCTACATGACTGATCCCCTAAATCCAGATACTGATAAAGATGGAGTTCCCGATTCACAGGAGGTAGAGAAAGGTACAGATCCCCACAAGACGGATACAGACAATGATGGCCTAACAGACAGAGAGGAAATACTTGAATTCGGCACAGACCCGCTCTCAAAAGACACTGACGAGGATGGACTCTCTGACCTTGAAGAGGTTAAAACCTATAAAACAAGCCCATTAACCTCCGATACTGATGGGGATGGACTATCCGATCCCGAGGAGCTATCTTTTGGAACAGACCCGCTTAATGAAGATAGTGACTACGATGGACTTACCGATGGAGAAGAACTCAGTACTTACAGAACGAACCCGCTGATATCAGACAGCGACAACGATGGCTTAGACGACGGACAGGAGGCAATATCCTACAGGACTAACCCCTTAGACCCCGACACGGACGATGATTACCTATCCGACGGATACGAAGTGCAATTAGGTACCGATCCATTATATGATTGGAGAGACACCTATAACAAGGAAGCGTTTAAGGCCGGGCTAAGCCAGTATTTCAGAGAGAAGCTGAGGCCAGTTACACAGGACTTTGTGAAATATCATACAACATTGGATAAAGCTTGGGCAATTCTGGAGTGGATTGATGAGAATATCGAGTATTATCACACTAAAGCCGATTACGTTGATGCTCTTTTGTACAACTGGTCAGAGCTCACACCAGAGCAGAGGGAACTCTACAATAACCTCACCCGGCTTTACGCACCGAATGATACAATTGTTTATAGGAAAGGTATCTGTGGAGACTATGCGATCCTAACAGCAGCAATGCTCTTGGACTCAGGAGTGTCCCCTGTTTATTTACTGGACATCAGTTTCGAAAATTCCAAAGTTGGCCATGCAGCAGTGGCAGTCAAAATAGAGGGAGATCTATTCGTTCTCGACCAGCATTTGCCCCCAATACCCATAGGTAACTACTATTGGAAATGGGCTATCGAAAATAATTCAAAGATAATAGCTAACATGACCTTCTACGAGGTGAGGCTTAACACGAGAGGAGAACCAGAAGTTACAGATACTTGGACATGGAGCGGGGAAGAGTTAAGGAAAAAAACGTACATCCCAAATGAAGAGGACACACGGCTGATTAAAGAAACAGTAAAAGAAAAATTCCTACGCATGTATCCTCAGTACGTAGAAGACTCCCGGTTAAAGTCCATTGTAGAGCAACATACAGAGTCCTTAAAATACACAGGAGAACCTTCCAATGCATACCTACCCCACGGCTTCAGTAAAGGATGGGTATTGTGGTTATCAAATGAATACATCTGGTTGTATTATTCCCCCATTACCATCCAGAAGCTCGTTGATTACTGGATAATGCCAGCATTCTCTAGTGAAGGCTGGGCAGAAGTCATACGGCAATGCGACAGGTTCTACCTTTTGATGGATTACGTGCCAATAACTGTATCCGACGGAGTAACAACAATAACAGTGCCAAAAATCCTGCTAGTTATGGAAGTTGCAAGTTGA
- the queC gene encoding 7-cyano-7-deazaguanine synthase QueC encodes MKRAVVLFSGGLDSTACLYWAKRNYDEVIMLTVNYGSNEEKVTNKVAELFSKELDVPLRIVRLDFLEEFSRLRGTTLVGGETPKVSAGELEDMSVAQETAKSVWVPARNVVLISVAASLLDALGGGDIVVGFNAEEGATFSDNTPEFVEKMNEMLKYGTMAEVKVVAPLIDLDKKGIAKLLKELGAKYEYSNSCYMPKGFTEDGKPIHCGECESCVRRHRGLMEALGEDRTVYAVEPRV; translated from the coding sequence ATGAAGCGCGCAGTTGTTCTCTTCAGCGGCGGGCTTGACAGTACCGCCTGCCTCTACTGGGCGAAGAGGAACTACGATGAAGTGATAATGCTCACCGTCAACTACGGCAGCAACGAGGAGAAGGTTACGAACAAAGTTGCCGAGCTCTTCTCCAAGGAGCTGGACGTCCCGCTGAGAATAGTAAGGCTCGACTTCCTTGAGGAGTTCTCGAGGTTGAGGGGAACGACGCTCGTCGGCGGGGAGACGCCGAAGGTGAGTGCTGGGGAACTTGAGGATATGAGCGTTGCCCAGGAAACTGCGAAGAGCGTCTGGGTTCCGGCTAGAAACGTCGTCCTCATAAGCGTCGCCGCTTCCCTGCTGGATGCCCTCGGCGGTGGGGATATAGTGGTCGGCTTCAACGCGGAAGAGGGAGCCACCTTCTCGGACAACACTCCGGAGTTCGTCGAAAAGATGAACGAGATGCTCAAGTACGGCACGATGGCGGAGGTGAAGGTGGTCGCCCCGCTCATAGACCTTGACAAGAAGGGGATAGCAAAGCTCCTGAAGGAACTCGGGGCGAAGTACGAGTACTCAAACTCCTGCTACATGCCGAAGGGCTTCACCGAGGATGGAAAGCCGATCCACTGCGGCGAGTGCGAGAGCTGCGTGAGGCGCCACCGCGGGCTGATGGAGGCCCTCGGAGAAGACAGGACGGTATACGCGGTGGAGCCAAGGGTTTAA